The Oligoflexus sp. genome contains a region encoding:
- a CDS encoding chemotaxis protein CheB, which yields MEAIDLKDDKEVFEAIARKISGITGVQLGEKQASLVFSRLSKHLRNLGGISAQQYWEYLANHETEEIPVLISLLTTHHTFFFRELVHFEYLEQDLPRLVKAVKDSGRTTLRVWCAACSHGQEGYSIAMFLDYHLKQLGSGLSYKITFSDVDQESVRISSNGIYRNDELNRVPLTYRSNHWSRGTGKVADFSRIKSKISQNCEFKVINLLELDRLPVREPFDVIFVRNVFIYFTSAEIERITNNLVKHMEPHALLFTGVSESLMGLDIPVDHIGKSIYQLRQKDGESRKPRAASPTPAVESSIHSWLRTREPSPSLPSPVERRDDSKAHPQNDRLELRVVTLQRTLQIGFHVRQVINNLPGFKSAGFEVIASAEEAYSKIQQKSADLLLVESGVARYLSHIFSKRNIPTLVVPSPDSPIKPHELPQWPHVRFLDQDLKVEKAGQREALARALEQLAKMEVHQQTTTSTQLPNLDSSFVVAIGASTGGTEALSKIIADLPSNMPPIMIVQHIPEGFSRAFADRLNQISHLRVKEAADGDVLETGQVLVAPGDRQMTITGRPGHYKVHVYAGDKVNGHRPSVDVLFRSVAECVKGPTLGLILTGMGSDGADGLLQMRKSGAITFGQDASTSVVYGMPKVAHQIGAVSKVLPLPQIASELIKALTLKEKP from the coding sequence ATGGAAGCGATCGACCTAAAAGATGACAAGGAGGTCTTCGAGGCGATTGCCCGCAAGATCTCCGGAATCACCGGCGTTCAACTTGGCGAGAAGCAGGCGTCGCTGGTCTTCTCGCGCCTCAGCAAGCATCTGCGGAACCTCGGCGGCATCAGCGCCCAGCAGTACTGGGAATACCTCGCCAATCACGAGACCGAAGAAATTCCCGTCCTGATTTCGCTTCTGACCACGCATCATACTTTCTTCTTTCGCGAACTCGTTCACTTTGAGTATCTGGAGCAGGATCTGCCGCGACTCGTCAAGGCGGTCAAGGACAGCGGCCGCACCACCCTGCGCGTCTGGTGCGCGGCCTGCAGTCACGGGCAGGAAGGCTATTCGATTGCCATGTTCCTCGACTACCATCTGAAACAGCTGGGCTCAGGTCTTTCCTATAAGATCACCTTCAGTGACGTGGATCAGGAATCGGTCCGCATTTCCAGCAACGGCATCTATCGCAACGATGAATTGAATCGCGTGCCCCTGACCTACCGTTCGAACCACTGGAGTCGCGGCACGGGCAAGGTCGCGGACTTTTCACGGATCAAAAGCAAGATCAGCCAGAACTGTGAATTCAAGGTGATCAACCTTTTGGAACTCGATCGCCTGCCGGTGCGGGAACCCTTCGACGTGATCTTTGTCCGCAACGTCTTCATCTACTTTACGAGCGCCGAGATCGAACGCATCACCAATAACCTTGTGAAGCACATGGAGCCGCATGCGCTCCTCTTCACCGGCGTATCCGAATCGCTCATGGGCCTTGATATCCCGGTCGATCATATCGGCAAATCCATCTACCAGCTGCGGCAGAAGGATGGCGAAAGTCGAAAACCCAGAGCCGCCTCACCGACTCCGGCCGTCGAGAGTTCGATTCACAGCTGGCTGCGCACCCGGGAGCCAAGCCCTTCTCTCCCGTCGCCAGTCGAAAGGCGGGATGACAGCAAAGCGCATCCGCAGAATGATCGACTGGAACTGCGGGTGGTGACGCTGCAGCGCACTCTTCAGATCGGCTTTCACGTACGGCAGGTGATCAACAATCTTCCCGGCTTTAAATCCGCCGGTTTCGAAGTGATTGCCAGCGCCGAGGAAGCCTATAGCAAGATCCAGCAGAAAAGCGCGGATCTCCTTCTGGTGGAAAGCGGAGTGGCCCGCTATCTTTCGCACATTTTCAGCAAGCGCAATATTCCGACGCTCGTCGTGCCGTCTCCCGACAGCCCGATCAAGCCTCATGAACTTCCCCAGTGGCCGCACGTCAGGTTTCTCGACCAGGATTTAAAGGTCGAGAAAGCCGGACAGCGCGAGGCGCTTGCCCGGGCTCTGGAGCAGCTGGCTAAAATGGAAGTGCATCAACAGACCACGACCTCGACCCAGCTGCCGAACCTCGACAGCAGTTTCGTGGTCGCCATCGGCGCCTCCACCGGCGGCACGGAAGCCCTGAGTAAAATCATCGCCGACCTTCCGTCCAACATGCCGCCTATCATGATCGTGCAGCATATACCCGAAGGCTTCAGCCGCGCCTTTGCCGATCGACTCAATCAGATCTCGCATCTGCGCGTGAAGGAAGCCGCCGATGGTGATGTCCTGGAAACAGGCCAGGTGCTGGTCGCGCCCGGTGATCGGCAGATGACCATCACCGGCCGGCCGGGACATTATAAGGTGCACGTCTACGCCGGTGATAAGGTGAACGGTCATCGCCCTTCGGTGGATGTCCTCTTCCGATCAGTGGCCGAATGCGTCAAGGGTCCGACCCTTGGCTTGATTCTGACCGGCATGGGATCGGATGGTGCGGATGGACTACTTCAGATGCGAAAAAGCGGAGCCATCACCTTCGGCCAGGATGCAAGCACGTCCGTGGTCTATGGCATGCCCAAGGTTGCTCATCAAATCGGAGCGGTCAGCAAAGTTTTGCCGCTGCCCCAGATCGCCAGCGAATTGATCAAAGCATTGACCCTGAAAGAAAAGCCCTGA
- a CDS encoding chemotaxis protein CheW, whose translation MSFLRNSDDKKNKRVQDVNRYLEFNLGEERFAIPLLTVKEVIAVPETTKVPFTPDYFLGVMNLRGQVLSVIDLRRRMGITPRTGSTETAVIITDLGFTHLGVVVDSINRVLAVEGTDFAPPPEIEKNSKTDFVTGCYKSDKHLVLFLDVNKILDREEKELLVQSTETSQAG comes from the coding sequence ATGAGCTTCCTCCGCAACTCCGATGACAAGAAAAACAAACGCGTGCAGGACGTGAACCGATATCTGGAATTCAACCTCGGCGAAGAGCGTTTCGCGATTCCGCTGCTGACCGTCAAGGAAGTGATCGCGGTTCCCGAGACGACCAAGGTGCCCTTCACTCCGGACTATTTTTTAGGAGTGATGAACCTTCGTGGGCAGGTTCTGTCCGTGATCGATCTGCGCCGCCGCATGGGGATCACACCTCGCACCGGCTCCACGGAGACCGCCGTCATCATCACCGACCTTGGCTTCACGCATCTGGGCGTGGTGGTCGACTCGATCAATCGCGTGCTGGCCGTCGAAGGCACTGATTTCGCGCCGCCACCTGAAATCGAGAAGAATTCCAAAACCGATTTCGTGACGGGCTGCTATAAGAGCGATAAGCATCTTGTGCTCTTTTTGGATGTGAACAAGATCCTGGATCGTGAAGAAAAAGAACTCCTGGTTCAATCCACGGAAACATCCCAGGCGGGTTGA
- a CDS encoding chemotaxis protein CheA, giving the protein MSQLFDNSEMQQLVTTFLAEADEFIEEMEAGLLALEENSDDKGLIDQVFRAAHSLKGSSMAVGLTQVGSFTHELEALLLEVKEHRLSISPAVIGTLLKCNDHVKTMIEGLKKDLSATFDSTGLIAEISNFKSQKTKAPAPPAAFGFFEDDDKGQAEDDPDEHATKDHQNEANGHKQPHGLAARSQEQIKVSQEKIDRLVNNIGEMAILLTVLEEQIYQVAGTKLQSTVKQLYKISKDVQDVSISLRMLPVKPVFQKLKRIVRDVSTKLNKKVELHLIGEDFEVDKSILDMVSDPLVHIVRNAADHGIETPAQRIKAGKDPFGTITLEACHENGRLVFYIIDDGGGIDTERVKAKAVKLGLIDPKKDMPHDEIVNLIFHPGFSTKDQVTDISGRGVGMDVVKNNIQKMSGEIDIKTEKGVGSMFKITVPQTFSIIDGTVVQAANQRYVIPLADILESVRVSEGSLIQSTPVGQVFTLRGEKLPAFRLDELFDEHRDGNAQEQIAMIARTQDDTFAIIVDEILGRQPIVIKNLGMEMQDYKEFSGSTILGDGKPALIVELSSLIRRSAHKKKYAAMKERMSA; this is encoded by the coding sequence TTGAGCCAGCTGTTCGACAACTCGGAAATGCAGCAATTGGTCACCACTTTTCTGGCTGAAGCTGATGAATTCATTGAGGAAATGGAAGCAGGCCTTCTGGCATTGGAAGAGAATTCGGACGACAAGGGCCTTATTGATCAGGTCTTTCGCGCGGCCCATAGCCTCAAAGGCAGTTCGATGGCCGTGGGCCTGACCCAGGTCGGTTCATTTACCCATGAACTCGAAGCGCTGCTGCTCGAAGTCAAGGAACACCGCCTGAGCATCAGCCCGGCCGTGATCGGAACCCTCCTGAAATGCAACGATCATGTGAAGACCATGATCGAAGGCCTGAAGAAGGATCTTTCCGCGACCTTTGACTCCACCGGCCTGATCGCCGAAATCAGTAATTTCAAAAGCCAGAAAACAAAGGCGCCCGCTCCGCCGGCAGCCTTCGGCTTCTTCGAAGATGACGACAAAGGCCAGGCGGAAGATGATCCTGATGAGCACGCGACCAAGGATCATCAGAACGAAGCGAATGGTCATAAACAGCCCCATGGCCTTGCCGCGCGCAGCCAGGAACAGATCAAAGTCTCCCAGGAAAAAATTGATCGCCTCGTGAACAACATCGGCGAGATGGCCATACTGCTGACCGTGCTTGAAGAGCAAATCTATCAGGTCGCCGGCACCAAACTGCAGAGCACCGTCAAGCAGCTTTATAAAATCAGCAAGGACGTGCAGGACGTTTCCATTTCCCTGCGCATGCTGCCCGTCAAGCCGGTCTTCCAAAAACTGAAGCGCATCGTTCGCGATGTCTCGACCAAGCTGAATAAAAAGGTCGAGCTGCACCTCATCGGCGAGGATTTCGAGGTCGATAAATCCATACTCGACATGGTCAGCGATCCTCTGGTCCATATCGTTCGGAATGCTGCGGACCACGGCATCGAAACGCCCGCGCAAAGGATCAAGGCCGGCAAGGATCCTTTTGGAACCATCACGCTGGAAGCCTGCCATGAAAATGGCCGTCTTGTATTCTATATCATTGATGATGGCGGCGGGATTGATACCGAGCGCGTGAAAGCCAAGGCTGTGAAGCTTGGCCTCATCGATCCCAAAAAGGACATGCCGCACGATGAAATCGTCAATCTCATCTTCCATCCGGGTTTTTCCACCAAGGATCAGGTGACCGACATCTCCGGTCGTGGCGTCGGCATGGATGTGGTGAAGAATAACATACAAAAAATGTCGGGCGAGATTGATATCAAAACTGAAAAAGGCGTCGGTTCGATGTTCAAGATCACCGTGCCGCAAACCTTCTCGATCATCGACGGCACCGTGGTTCAGGCCGCGAACCAGCGCTATGTCATACCCCTGGCTGATATCCTCGAATCCGTGCGGGTCAGCGAGGGCTCCCTGATTCAATCGACGCCCGTGGGCCAGGTGTTTACGCTGCGCGGCGAAAAGCTCCCGGCCTTCCGTCTGGATGAACTCTTCGATGAGCATCGGGATGGCAATGCCCAGGAACAGATCGCGATGATAGCCCGCACCCAGGACGATACCTTCGCCATCATCGTCGATGAGATTCTGGGTCGTCAGCCGATCGTCATCAAGAATCTGGGCATGGAAATGCAGGACTACAAGGAATTCAGCGGCTCCACCATCCTCGGTGATGGCAAGCCCGCTCTGATCGTGGAATTGAGCAGTCTGATCCGCCGCTCTGCGCATAAGAAAAAGTACGCCGCGATGAAAGAAAGGATGTCAGCATGA
- a CDS encoding isoaspartyl peptidase/L-asparaginase — protein MDFISIKNHKPCLLLHGGAGPMDPTAEGMKKASLALKKAAQESLKSGAHDLALVVRSLEHLEDDPQFNAGFGSALQADGKPRLTAAVMDGRRQCFSGVISISDVRHPSRLAWALQDHSTRVLTGPGHELLARRLNQPVENLITEKRFAAWQKKLHDEFFVSDTVGAVIADNGRLSAGTSTGGRGYEDPGRVSDSATVAGNYASRFAAISATGIGEEIVDDALAARLETRVRDGMSLEAAARKCYDEALAAKRCYGWIACDALGNISIAYTSDAMSYLAITLDGEVLASS, from the coding sequence ATGGATTTTATCTCGATCAAAAATCACAAGCCCTGCCTTTTGCTGCATGGTGGCGCCGGTCCGATGGACCCGACGGCGGAAGGCATGAAAAAAGCCAGCCTGGCTTTGAAAAAAGCGGCCCAGGAGAGTTTGAAATCCGGAGCCCATGATCTGGCCCTGGTCGTGCGGAGCCTTGAGCATCTTGAGGATGATCCGCAGTTCAACGCAGGTTTTGGATCGGCTCTGCAGGCGGATGGCAAGCCTCGTTTGACCGCTGCGGTCATGGATGGCAGACGGCAGTGCTTCTCGGGCGTCATATCCATCAGCGATGTCCGGCATCCCTCGCGTCTGGCCTGGGCGCTTCAGGATCATTCCACAAGGGTCCTGACTGGACCAGGTCACGAACTTCTGGCTCGACGCCTGAATCAGCCGGTTGAAAATCTGATAACGGAAAAACGCTTCGCGGCCTGGCAGAAAAAGCTGCATGACGAATTTTTTGTCAGCGACACCGTCGGCGCCGTGATTGCCGATAACGGCCGTCTCTCCGCCGGAACCAGCACAGGGGGACGCGGCTACGAGGATCCCGGCCGGGTCAGTGATTCGGCGACGGTTGCGGGCAACTATGCAAGCCGCTTTGCAGCGATATCCGCGACGGGCATTGGTGAAGAAATTGTGGATGATGCGCTGGCGGCTCGACTGGAAACGCGGGTGCGCGACGGCATGAGCCTCGAAGCTGCGGCCCGCAAATGCTATGATGAGGCCCTGGCGGCCAAACGCTGCTATGGATGGATAGCCTGTGATGCTTTGGGAAATATCTCGATCGCCTATACCAGCGATGCCATGAGCTACCTCGCGATCACCCTGGATGGTGAGGTTCTCGCGTCGTCCTGA
- a CDS encoding ATP-binding protein has product MMSPGRWCLTFILFQSFLPRTEAASTFAIDHFHMQESLDAHSEMLLSPSEEVADVLALSADSWSPVTDELRYAQGSSVIWLKTTVENRLQVPVQVTLRLQTSLFSSARFFVLDQSVLTEQTHASGQTSGWLALGAMRPSHSLTLEPGASRLVLLSMQSEAPHDPHWEIWDTESHRRESFQSMLRWTFLLATLLLLALFACVQGFAQKRSLLLALALNQGLSLLFLVRMTHWPLLTMFWEPLAEALPPLNHIHCALIASGLILLRRLSRDLPPQRLLQRIHWAALAFLVLDLSLIAVLHHDQSLIFMLPAELLMVFCLGFVQRLALREKHPQKILIGWLLGRQLILLGLHLLILIDAFPLAWLPEFSLWIQVITSATLLFLALPSYQAEAKDSPKDAASPHEPSPARTPEKSANLLHEQWLHAEKMAALGTFTNGLANELNNPLAIIAGHRFRLTSMIDSRSFNIHEFEKSLGKIDQAVNRMIAVIDALKVYSQDPEGQELLKSFSVRETIKYTIDLCRDKVVSRGIKLITPELGDATMEGHQGQIIQVLLILVDNAIDALDHASDKSIRIELQPLPDSVRMAVMDSGPGVPLGIRSKIWDPFFTSKDPFRHKGLGLSIASGIITNHRGQLLLDESTPETRFVVELPRTRRPLGLPQTDSPTP; this is encoded by the coding sequence ATGATGAGTCCGGGCCGATGGTGCCTCACATTCATTCTCTTCCAATCTTTCCTGCCCAGGACGGAAGCGGCATCCACTTTTGCCATTGATCATTTCCATATGCAGGAATCCCTGGATGCGCACAGTGAAATGCTGCTGAGTCCCAGCGAAGAGGTCGCCGATGTCCTGGCGCTTTCCGCTGACAGCTGGAGTCCCGTTACGGATGAACTGCGTTATGCGCAGGGCTCGTCTGTCATCTGGTTGAAAACCACAGTGGAGAATCGTTTGCAGGTTCCCGTGCAGGTGACCCTGCGCCTGCAAACAAGTCTCTTTTCCAGTGCGCGATTTTTTGTTCTGGATCAGAGCGTTCTCACCGAACAGACCCATGCCTCGGGACAGACCTCGGGTTGGCTCGCTTTGGGGGCCATGCGGCCTTCCCATAGCCTCACTCTTGAGCCCGGCGCATCCCGCCTCGTGCTGCTGAGTATGCAGAGCGAAGCGCCGCACGATCCGCATTGGGAAATCTGGGATACGGAAAGCCATCGCCGCGAATCCTTTCAATCCATGCTGCGCTGGACTTTTCTTCTTGCGACGCTGCTTTTGCTGGCTCTCTTCGCCTGCGTACAGGGATTCGCTCAAAAGCGCAGCCTTCTGCTGGCCCTTGCACTCAATCAAGGCCTGTCTCTCCTTTTTCTGGTGCGCATGACCCATTGGCCTCTCCTGACCATGTTCTGGGAACCGCTCGCCGAAGCCTTGCCTCCCTTGAATCATATTCACTGCGCCCTCATCGCGAGTGGGCTCATCCTCCTGCGGCGCCTGAGTCGGGACCTTCCGCCTCAGAGACTTTTGCAAAGAATCCACTGGGCCGCGCTGGCCTTTTTGGTGCTCGATCTGAGTCTGATTGCGGTTCTCCACCATGATCAGTCGCTCATCTTCATGCTCCCTGCCGAGCTGCTGATGGTGTTCTGCCTCGGCTTTGTCCAGCGGCTGGCGCTGCGCGAGAAACATCCGCAAAAAATTCTGATAGGCTGGCTTCTGGGACGGCAGCTGATCCTTCTCGGCCTTCATCTTCTGATTCTGATCGATGCTTTTCCCTTGGCCTGGTTGCCCGAGTTTTCGCTTTGGATCCAGGTGATCACGAGCGCCACTCTTCTGTTCCTCGCCTTGCCTTCCTATCAGGCGGAAGCCAAGGACTCACCCAAGGATGCCGCGTCGCCCCACGAGCCGAGCCCCGCGCGAACGCCGGAAAAAAGCGCCAATCTTCTGCATGAGCAATGGCTGCATGCCGAGAAGATGGCTGCGCTCGGCACCTTCACCAATGGGCTTGCCAATGAACTCAACAATCCTTTGGCCATCATCGCCGGGCATCGCTTCCGCCTGACTTCGATGATCGACAGTCGCTCGTTCAATATTCATGAATTCGAAAAATCCCTGGGCAAGATTGATCAGGCCGTGAATCGCATGATCGCAGTCATAGATGCCCTTAAAGTCTATTCGCAGGATCCCGAAGGCCAGGAGCTTTTGAAGAGCTTCAGCGTGCGCGAGACCATTAAATATACAATAGACCTTTGCCGTGACAAGGTCGTGAGCCGCGGCATCAAACTCATCACGCCGGAGCTGGGTGATGCGACGATGGAAGGTCATCAGGGGCAGATCATTCAGGTCCTTCTGATCCTGGTCGACAACGCCATCGACGCTCTGGATCATGCTTCGGACAAAAGCATTCGCATCGAACTGCAGCCGCTGCCGGACAGCGTACGCATGGCTGTGATGGATAGCGGGCCGGGTGTACCGCTCGGTATCAGGAGTAAAATCTGGGATCCCTTTTTCACCAGCAAGGATCCTTTCCGTCATAAGGGCCTTGGCCTCAGCATTGCGAGCGGCATCATCACCAACCACAGAGGCCAGCTGCTCCTGGATGAATCCACCCCGGAAACCCGCTTTGTCGTGGAACTGCCGCGCACCCGCCGGCCTTTGGGTCTGCCGCAGACCGACAGCCCGACTCCCTGA
- a CDS encoding trypsin-like serine protease, with protein MQKRHIMPTGMIFLSLTALLPIACRKSSGKDTRAQEGFVAGDAQPAAVQADATAVRAMTRASCQNTVPYKIVGGQVAVEKSQVTAATLKLIIRNQKYCTGTLIGPHHIVTAAHCMADVKDPKEIRIGSGLDGKIQEKLDVDGFKVHPLYVGILANDQGYLNQPIYDVAVLTFQGTISSQLIPVSLAQPDELQAGMPVIVSGYGAYGSEDKTRRPLSLVETRLGKVESELMELQITSGDGRGACYGDSGGPTFIVDSASSCLLLIGSTTGPGRNTDYSCESGGGTLMDLTRYQSWLACAFKNLNQPLDSLPLGVCDSK; from the coding sequence ATGCAAAAGAGACACATCATGCCCACGGGTATGATTTTCCTCAGCCTGACTGCCCTGTTGCCCATCGCCTGTCGCAAAAGCAGTGGCAAGGACACACGCGCTCAGGAAGGCTTTGTCGCCGGCGACGCCCAACCGGCCGCCGTTCAGGCTGATGCCACAGCCGTTCGGGCCATGACCCGAGCCTCCTGCCAGAACACAGTTCCCTACAAAATTGTAGGCGGCCAGGTTGCCGTGGAAAAATCACAGGTCACAGCCGCCACACTCAAACTCATTATTCGCAATCAAAAGTACTGCACAGGAACTCTGATTGGTCCGCATCACATCGTAACCGCCGCGCATTGCATGGCGGATGTGAAGGATCCGAAAGAGATTCGCATCGGCAGCGGTTTGGATGGGAAAATCCAGGAAAAACTCGATGTCGATGGCTTCAAGGTTCATCCGCTTTATGTGGGAATACTCGCCAACGATCAGGGCTATCTGAATCAACCGATCTATGATGTTGCGGTCCTCACCTTCCAGGGGACGATCTCGTCCCAACTCATTCCGGTGAGCCTTGCTCAGCCTGATGAACTCCAGGCCGGAATGCCCGTTATTGTTTCGGGCTATGGTGCGTATGGCAGCGAGGACAAAACCCGACGTCCGCTCAGTCTGGTGGAAACCCGTCTGGGCAAGGTCGAAAGCGAACTGATGGAACTGCAGATCACCAGCGGTGACGGCCGCGGCGCCTGCTACGGTGACTCCGGAGGCCCTACTTTTATAGTGGATTCTGCCAGTTCCTGCCTGCTTCTGATCGGCTCGACGACAGGGCCAGGCCGGAATACGGATTATTCCTGCGAATCAGGTGGCGGGACCCTTATGGATCTAACGCGCTATCAATCCTGGTTAGCGTGCGCGTTCAAAAACCTGAATCAACCGCTCGATAGTTTGCCTCTTGGCGTTTGTGATTCAAAATGA
- the glnII gene encoding glutamine synthetase GlnII — MSMIKAEYIWIDGTKPTPLLRSKTRIVEAGTELPIWGFDGSSTNQAPGKSSDCVLKPVYSCHDPIRGGAHLLVVCEVLTPDMEPHISNTRAKCVATESRYSDHGMWFGLEQEYTLFKDGRPYGWPEKGYPAPQGPYYCSVGGDYVYGRELVEEHLTACLAAGLKISGINAEVMPSQWEFQVGPLNASAVSDQLTIARWLLARIAEKYGVHVSYEPKPVKGDWNGAGCHTNFSTIAMRESYEKCIQAAQALGERHELHISNYGAGIEERLTGQHETCSYREYKYGVSDRGASVRIPWQVAEEGRGYIEDRRPAANCDPYVVTQLITETVCSRI, encoded by the coding sequence ATGAGCATGATCAAAGCTGAGTACATCTGGATCGATGGCACCAAGCCCACCCCGCTTCTGCGTTCCAAAACCAGAATCGTGGAAGCTGGCACCGAGCTGCCCATTTGGGGTTTCGACGGATCCAGCACCAATCAGGCACCCGGCAAATCCTCAGACTGCGTGCTGAAGCCGGTCTATTCGTGCCACGATCCCATCCGGGGCGGCGCGCACCTTCTGGTGGTCTGCGAAGTTTTGACCCCGGATATGGAACCGCATATCAGCAATACCCGCGCCAAGTGCGTCGCAACCGAAAGTCGCTACAGCGATCATGGCATGTGGTTTGGCCTGGAGCAGGAATACACTCTCTTTAAAGACGGTCGTCCCTACGGCTGGCCGGAAAAAGGTTACCCCGCGCCTCAGGGTCCTTACTACTGCAGCGTCGGTGGTGATTATGTCTATGGCCGCGAGCTGGTCGAGGAGCATCTGACCGCCTGTCTGGCCGCTGGTTTGAAAATCTCCGGCATCAATGCTGAAGTCATGCCCTCGCAGTGGGAATTCCAGGTCGGTCCCTTGAATGCCTCGGCCGTGTCGGATCAGCTGACGATCGCCCGCTGGCTGCTCGCCCGTATCGCGGAAAAATACGGTGTTCATGTGAGTTATGAACCCAAACCTGTCAAAGGTGATTGGAACGGCGCCGGCTGTCACACCAACTTCTCGACGATCGCGATGCGTGAATCCTATGAGAAATGTATTCAAGCCGCTCAGGCCCTGGGCGAGCGCCATGAACTTCACATCAGTAACTACGGCGCGGGTATCGAAGAGCGTCTGACAGGACAGCATGAAACCTGTTCCTATCGCGAATACAAATACGGCGTCTCCGATCGCGGCGCTTCGGTTCGAATTCCCTGGCAGGTGGCCGAGGAAGGTCGCGGTTATATTGAAGACCGTCGCCCGGCCGCCAACTGCGACCCCTACGTCGTGACCCAGCTGATCACCGAAACGGTCTGCAGCCGCATCTGA